A region of Flavobacterium album DNA encodes the following proteins:
- the rpsM gene encoding 30S ribosomal protein S13, which yields MARIAGVDIPKNKRGVIALTYIFGIGRSRAAEILEKAKVSEDTKVQDWNDDEISAIREAVSYFKIEGELRSEISLNIKRLMDIGCYRGIRHRAGLPLRGQRTKNNSRTRKGKRKTVANKKKATK from the coding sequence ATGGCAAGAATTGCAGGGGTAGACATACCTAAAAACAAAAGAGGGGTTATTGCTTTAACTTATATCTTCGGTATTGGTAGAAGCAGGGCTGCAGAGATTTTAGAGAAAGCTAAAGTTAGCGAAGATACTAAAGTACAGGACTGGAATGATGATGAGATCAGCGCCATCCGTGAGGCTGTTTCTTATTTCAAGATCGAAGGTGAGCTTCGCTCAGAAATATCTTTGAACATTAAACGTTTAATGGACATAGGTTGTTACAGGGGCATCCGCCACAGGGCAGGTCTTCCGCTTAGGGGACAACGCACCAAGAACAACTCCAGGACTAGAAAAGGTAAGAGAAAAACTGTTGCTAACAAGAAAAAAGCAACTAAATAA
- the ykgO gene encoding type B 50S ribosomal protein L36: MKVRASVKKRSAECIIVRRKGRLYVINKKNPRFKQRQG, from the coding sequence ATGAAAGTAAGAGCGTCAGTTAAGAAAAGAAGTGCCGAGTGCATCATTGTGCGTAGAAAAGGCAGGTTATATGTTATTAACAAAAAGAATCCTAGATTTAAACAAAGACAAGGATAA
- the infA gene encoding translation initiation factor IF-1, with product MAKQSAIEQDGSIIEALSNAMFRVELENGHIVIAHISGKMRMHYIKLLPGDKVKLEMSPYDLSKARITYRY from the coding sequence ATGGCAAAACAATCAGCAATAGAACAGGACGGATCGATAATAGAGGCATTGTCAAATGCCATGTTCCGTGTTGAATTAGAAAACGGGCATATTGTAATTGCTCATATCTCAGGAAAGATGCGTATGCATTACATCAAGTTGCTTCCGGGCGACAAGGTGAAGCTGGAAATGAGTCCTTACGATTTATCCAAAGCAAGAATTACTTATAGATACTAA